In Bacillus toyonensis BCT-7112, a single window of DNA contains:
- a CDS encoding phosphocholine cytidylyltransferase/choline kinase family protein: MQHMLDILEIINKEPHLSQKKIAERSGISTGKVNYIINDLTKKNYVVSEKNGKHISYYVKEQGLKFLQSELATMQKKKIRIHQREYKKVKQAVILAAGNRKELGKPSGLLSIGDKILLNRNLEILHNNGIEKVVIVSGYKKEKFASWNKEQGVYFVENPKYKWTGSMASLSSVQSLITDDFLLIEDDILIEEDAISQLLQYPERDCVLITNESGSGDEAFVEIQNGNLYKISKDVHQLNRIDGEMIGISKLSYDVFLNMLELFNHNQNPYVNYEYLLLDVARTYDIGHIKLQNIVWAEIDTKQQYEVVRNKIYPRLLRKEAEFKEKQIKGHVMEALNIPEDAITNIQPFGGMTNTNFKVSVGDSEYVLRIPGSGTEEMISRHDEMVNSNLASELGIDAELLYFNEETGVKLAELISNAETLNPKTARRSDNMQLTAAILKELHESSAAMSNTFNVFEKIEHYEGLLSKSNGSNFADYKKVKKQVMRLKAMYEKMDVQLTPCHNDTVAENFVKNGENKMYLIDWEYGGLNDPMWDIAAHSLECEFSAEDEELFLDYYFNGKVEEMHRQRILLNKIFQDFLWSIWTKIKEAAGSDFGTYGMDRYTRAKENLQLFLEYYGGYQYESKAK, translated from the coding sequence ATGCAACATATGCTTGATATATTAGAAATTATTAATAAAGAACCACATTTAAGTCAGAAGAAAATTGCAGAACGTAGTGGGATATCTACCGGAAAAGTGAATTATATTATAAATGATTTGACGAAAAAAAATTATGTTGTTAGTGAAAAAAATGGAAAACATATAAGCTATTATGTGAAAGAACAGGGTCTTAAATTTTTGCAGAGCGAGTTAGCTACAATGCAGAAAAAAAAGATTCGTATTCATCAGCGAGAGTATAAAAAAGTTAAGCAAGCTGTTATTCTTGCGGCAGGAAATCGTAAGGAATTAGGTAAACCATCTGGGTTATTATCCATTGGTGATAAAATACTTTTAAATCGAAATTTAGAGATATTACACAATAACGGAATTGAAAAAGTTGTTATTGTTTCTGGATATAAAAAAGAAAAATTTGCTTCTTGGAATAAAGAGCAAGGAGTATACTTTGTAGAAAATCCGAAATATAAATGGACAGGCTCTATGGCTTCACTTTCAAGTGTTCAAAGTTTAATTACAGATGATTTTCTATTAATTGAAGATGATATTTTAATAGAAGAAGATGCGATTTCTCAATTGCTACAATATCCGGAACGGGACTGTGTATTGATTACGAATGAAAGTGGTTCTGGTGATGAGGCATTTGTAGAGATTCAAAACGGGAATTTGTATAAAATCTCGAAAGATGTTCATCAATTAAATCGTATTGATGGCGAGATGATTGGAATTTCAAAACTTTCTTATGATGTTTTTCTTAATATGTTGGAGTTGTTTAATCATAATCAAAATCCGTATGTGAATTATGAATATTTACTTCTTGATGTTGCAAGAACATATGATATTGGGCATATCAAATTACAAAATATTGTGTGGGCAGAAATTGATACAAAACAGCAATATGAAGTTGTGAGGAATAAAATTTACCCTCGTTTATTGAGAAAAGAAGCAGAGTTTAAAGAAAAACAAATTAAAGGCCACGTTATGGAGGCTTTAAATATTCCAGAAGATGCTATTACAAATATTCAACCATTTGGTGGTATGACAAATACGAATTTCAAGGTAAGTGTCGGGGATTCAGAATATGTACTTCGTATTCCAGGAAGCGGTACGGAAGAAATGATTAGTCGTCATGATGAAATGGTGAATTCTAATTTGGCAAGTGAGCTAGGAATTGACGCTGAGCTTCTATACTTTAATGAAGAAACAGGTGTTAAGTTAGCAGAGCTTATTTCAAATGCAGAAACATTGAATCCGAAAACGGCGCGACGTAGTGATAACATGCAGTTAACGGCAGCTATTTTGAAGGAATTACATGAATCAAGTGCAGCGATGAGTAATACGTTTAATGTATTTGAGAAAATTGAGCATTATGAAGGTTTATTAAGTAAATCAAATGGTTCAAACTTTGCTGATTATAAAAAGGTAAAGAAGCAAGTTATGCGATTAAAAGCAATGTATGAGAAAATGGATGTTCAGTTAACACCTTGCCATAATGATACTGTTGCTGAAAACTTTGTGAAAAACGGAGAAAACAAGATGTATTTAATCGACTGGGAGTATGGCGGCTTGAATGATCCTATGTGGGATATTGCAGCGCATAGTTTAGAGTGTGAATTCTCAGCTGAAGATGAAGAGTTATTTTTAGATTACTATTTTAATGGAAAAGTAGAAGAAATGCATCGACAAAGAATCTTATTAAATAAAATTTTCCAAGACTTTTTATGGAGTATTTGGACAAAGATTAAAGAAGCAGCGGGTAGTGATTTCGGAACATATGGAATGGATCGTTATACGCGGGCAAAAGAAAATTTACAGTTATTTTTAGAGTACTATGGAGGATACCAGTATGAATCGAAAGCAAAGTAG
- a CDS encoding LicD family protein: protein MGFKQEIRKFIEGNKLVRTLLKKPLEYRANKQLQLVRNNIKQYGVECLLLVQEAFKEHDQEFWLDYGTLLGAVREKDFISHDLDMDIGTFNISEEKKRALEKTLNDKGVKTFREFTVDGHVVEQTFTYKGTHIDLFYYFSEDPNKVWCYFFEGTDEMSTQERGTDKILTGWKTKTASSTLLGTKLMPFKGEEFPVPSNVEEYLIENYGPNYMIKDENWDFANSASNIKVVSANNVEAIYK, encoded by the coding sequence ATGGGATTTAAACAAGAAATTAGAAAATTTATTGAAGGAAATAAGCTAGTTCGTACATTGTTAAAAAAGCCTTTAGAATATCGTGCGAATAAGCAATTGCAATTAGTACGAAACAATATTAAACAATATGGAGTAGAGTGTTTACTATTAGTGCAAGAAGCTTTTAAAGAGCATGATCAAGAATTTTGGTTAGATTATGGCACGTTACTTGGCGCTGTGCGAGAAAAAGATTTCATAAGCCATGATTTAGATATGGATATTGGTACTTTTAATATAAGTGAAGAGAAGAAAAGAGCACTAGAGAAAACGTTAAATGATAAAGGTGTTAAGACGTTTAGGGAGTTCACAGTTGATGGTCATGTTGTAGAGCAAACTTTCACTTATAAAGGAACTCATATCGATCTTTTCTATTATTTTTCGGAAGATCCTAATAAAGTATGGTGTTACTTCTTTGAAGGAACGGATGAGATGTCGACGCAGGAAAGAGGAACTGACAAGATCCTTACAGGGTGGAAAACGAAAACAGCAAGTTCTACATTGTTAGGAACGAAATTAATGCCATTCAAGGGCGAAGAATTCCCTGTTCCTTCAAATGTTGAAGAGTACCTTATTGAAAACTATGGTCCTAATTATATGATTAAGGATGAGAATTGGGATTTTGCAAATTCTGCTAGTAATATTAAGGTTGTTTCAGCCAATAACGTTGAGGCTATTTATAAATAA
- a CDS encoding SGNH/GDSL hydrolase family protein: protein MNKKAVLVLVVFVLFIASIVSGKLYWNKKVANATGQTSEVTKTKAEVKDSGAKKEEKKAEKKQDAKSSFNEAYAKNLPDEVKEKLKKAAKEKKAVNLVIVGDEASSSEKDAWAAKLTANLETAYGKGLWNVTVKEYKGESTEELIANKRDKEIAKDKPDVILFEPPFITDNGKTGNGNSVASTQKFVQALSTSAKGATIMIQPSNPVYGAKNYPKAIEALKQFATQNGYTYVDHWGAWPDAATKAILPYLQEEFGFPSAKGHEVWAQYVTDYFVAK, encoded by the coding sequence ATGAATAAGAAAGCAGTACTTGTTCTTGTTGTTTTTGTATTGTTTATTGCTTCGATTGTGAGCGGTAAATTGTACTGGAATAAGAAAGTTGCAAATGCAACGGGACAGACGAGTGAAGTAACGAAGACAAAGGCTGAAGTGAAAGATAGCGGAGCGAAGAAAGAAGAGAAAAAAGCAGAGAAAAAGCAAGATGCGAAGTCATCTTTTAATGAAGCATATGCGAAGAATTTGCCAGATGAAGTGAAAGAAAAGTTGAAGAAAGCTGCTAAAGAGAAAAAGGCAGTGAATCTTGTTATTGTTGGTGATGAGGCTTCTTCATCTGAAAAAGATGCTTGGGCAGCTAAGTTAACAGCTAATTTAGAAACTGCTTACGGTAAAGGTTTATGGAATGTGACAGTAAAGGAATATAAGGGTGAAAGCACAGAAGAGTTAATCGCGAATAAGCGTGATAAAGAGATTGCGAAAGACAAGCCAGATGTGATTTTATTTGAGCCACCATTTATTACTGATAACGGTAAAACTGGTAATGGGAACTCTGTTGCGAGTACACAGAAGTTTGTTCAAGCACTTTCTACTAGTGCAAAAGGCGCTACAATTATGATTCAACCATCAAACCCAGTGTATGGTGCGAAGAATTATCCGAAAGCAATTGAGGCATTAAAGCAATTTGCGACGCAAAATGGTTATACATATGTTGATCATTGGGGAGCATGGCCTGATGCAGCAACAAAGGCAATTTTACCGTACCTACAAGAAGAGTTTGGTTTCCCAAGTGCTAAAGGACATGAAGTTTGGGCACAATATGTAACGGATTATTTCGTGGCTAAGTAA
- a CDS encoding LytR family transcriptional regulator — MKKKILFWVLGIIGIIVVGGGVYAYTVYSNVSNTLDAVHKPLNREKSEKREQKVDISDKKPISILMMGVDQRGEDQGRSDSLMLFTLNPKTKSMKIISIPRDSYTEIVGKGTKDKINHAYAFGGIDMAVKTVENFLNVPVDHYIEVNMDGFKDIVDAVGGVDVNNDLDFTYEGIHFEKGNIHLDGRKALHYSRMRKLDPRGDFGRQMRQRQVIQGVIKQGATVSSLASYGDVLKAIEKNVKTSLTQDQMFDIQKNYKDCMQNSEEIQIPGDGHKAADGIWYYYVPDAAKQDITNKLRAHLEVTK; from the coding sequence ATGAAAAAGAAAATTTTATTCTGGGTTCTGGGTATTATTGGAATTATTGTTGTTGGTGGTGGAGTATATGCATATACTGTTTATTCTAATGTATCTAATACATTAGATGCTGTCCATAAACCATTAAATCGCGAGAAATCTGAAAAACGGGAACAAAAAGTAGATATTTCGGATAAGAAGCCAATATCTATTTTAATGATGGGTGTGGACCAACGTGGTGAAGATCAGGGAAGATCAGATTCGTTAATGCTATTCACATTAAATCCCAAGACAAAATCTATGAAAATTATTAGTATTCCGCGTGATTCTTATACAGAAATTGTTGGGAAAGGTACAAAGGACAAAATTAACCATGCTTACGCATTTGGCGGGATTGATATGGCTGTCAAAACAGTAGAGAATTTTCTTAATGTGCCAGTTGATCATTATATTGAAGTAAACATGGATGGATTTAAAGATATTGTAGATGCTGTTGGTGGCGTAGATGTAAATAATGATTTAGATTTCACATATGAAGGAATTCATTTTGAAAAAGGAAATATTCATTTAGATGGTAGAAAGGCATTACATTATTCTAGGATGAGAAAACTTGACCCACGTGGTGATTTCGGACGTCAGATGCGTCAACGTCAAGTAATCCAAGGGGTAATTAAACAAGGCGCTACAGTTTCTTCTCTAGCAAGTTACGGTGACGTATTAAAAGCAATTGAGAAAAACGTAAAAACAAGTTTAACGCAAGATCAAATGTTTGATATTCAAAAGAACTATAAAGATTGCATGCAGAATAGTGAAGAGATTCAAATCCCAGGTGACGGTCACAAAGCCGCTGATGGCATTTGGTATTACTATGTTCCAGATGCAGCGAAACAAGATATAACGAATAAGTTAAGAGCGCATCTTGAAGTGACTAAGTAA
- a CDS encoding nucleotide sugar dehydrogenase, whose translation MNKKVCVVGLGYIGLPTSAIFAKAGYDVIGVDVNPVAIEMINQGKVHIEEVGLGELVKDVVEKGKLIASVEPTKADVFIIAVPTPHNADHTANLDYVVEATKSILPFLQKESIVIVESTIPPRTIDDTVAPIIEEQGWEVGEEIYLAHCPERVLPGRILIELVENTRIVGGINKKSTQKAAEVYGSFVKGEILETTAVTAEMSKLMENTFRDVNIALANELAKISEKLGVNALEVIKLANHHPRVNLHLPGPGVGGHCLAVDPYFIIEKAPEESQLISNARFINNSMPVFVVEQLEKIIPDKNAKVAVLGITYKGNIDDVRESPAMTIVDLLKDQGYQIAVHDPHVHENQVHFNLYSLENAVKNAECILVLTDHNEFKQIDEKIIIDNARKAIIFDTRNCMNISSKQISYYNFNNLYELRSLENVQV comes from the coding sequence ATGAATAAGAAGGTTTGTGTAGTAGGTTTAGGTTATATTGGTTTACCCACTTCAGCTATATTTGCAAAAGCGGGATATGATGTTATAGGGGTAGATGTTAACCCAGTTGCAATTGAAATGATTAACCAAGGTAAAGTTCATATTGAAGAGGTTGGATTAGGAGAATTAGTTAAAGATGTAGTAGAAAAGGGGAAATTGATCGCCAGTGTAGAACCAACCAAGGCTGATGTTTTTATTATTGCTGTTCCTACACCACACAATGCTGATCATACTGCAAATTTAGACTATGTCGTAGAAGCTACTAAGTCTATTTTACCATTCTTACAGAAGGAAAGTATTGTAATTGTAGAATCTACGATTCCGCCAAGAACTATTGATGATACAGTGGCTCCAATTATTGAGGAACAGGGATGGGAAGTAGGAGAAGAAATTTACCTTGCACATTGTCCGGAACGTGTGTTACCTGGACGTATTTTAATTGAATTAGTAGAGAATACAAGAATAGTTGGTGGGATTAATAAAAAATCTACGCAAAAAGCAGCCGAAGTTTACGGTAGTTTTGTAAAAGGAGAAATCCTTGAAACTACTGCTGTAACAGCAGAAATGTCTAAGCTGATGGAAAATACATTCCGTGATGTAAATATTGCATTAGCAAATGAATTGGCAAAAATATCTGAAAAACTTGGCGTAAATGCTTTAGAGGTTATTAAACTAGCTAATCACCATCCTCGAGTAAATTTACATCTTCCGGGACCAGGTGTTGGAGGGCATTGTTTAGCAGTAGACCCGTATTTTATTATTGAAAAGGCACCTGAAGAGTCTCAATTAATTTCTAATGCACGCTTTATAAATAATTCTATGCCTGTATTTGTTGTAGAACAATTAGAAAAGATTATTCCAGATAAGAATGCAAAAGTTGCAGTCTTAGGAATTACATACAAGGGTAATATTGATGATGTCAGAGAAAGCCCAGCTATGACAATTGTAGATTTACTTAAAGACCAGGGTTACCAGATTGCTGTACATGATCCCCATGTTCATGAAAATCAGGTGCATTTTAATTTATATAGTCTAGAGAATGCTGTAAAAAATGCAGAATGTATTTTGGTACTAACAGACCATAATGAATTTAAACAAATAGACGAAAAAATAATTATTGATAATGCAAGAAAGGCTATTATATTTGATACACGTAATTGTATGAACATAAGTAGTAAACAAATTTCTTATTACAATTTTAACAATCTATATGAACTAAGAAGTTTAGAAAACGTACAAGTATAA
- a CDS encoding glycosyltransferase family 4 protein — protein MKKVVFICEALGGGVRRHLVDVLSNLDLDKYEVHVVHGTKRVDDIFLLAKNKLKGIYFYEVPEMVRELSAKNDIGATKSIIKILREIKPQIVHCHSSKAGAIGRIAAKICGVKKIYYTPHAYVFQNPNLSSKKKFVYKNIEKLLGFLTTKVLHVSKGEETFALEHKVISLNKSMVVYNGISSSSTDSKLPVKGCKEKLVVGTIARMDYQKNPWLFIRIAEQVIKENQNVEFVYIGDGEYFKEVSDYVKKNNLSEFIKLKGFHSNPDIELMYFDIFLSTSLYEGMPYSLIEALSYKKPIIATDVVGNNEIVVDNYNGYLFDKDNAEEGTQKILDIIKNPILYDKLSENSFRTFEETFTIEKMLSSIEGLYSK, from the coding sequence ATGAAAAAGGTTGTTTTTATATGTGAGGCGTTAGGTGGAGGAGTTAGGAGACATTTAGTAGACGTACTCTCCAATTTAGATCTAGATAAATATGAGGTACATGTTGTACATGGTACTAAGCGAGTAGATGATATATTCCTATTGGCAAAAAATAAGCTTAAAGGGATTTATTTTTACGAAGTCCCAGAAATGGTGAGGGAATTATCAGCTAAAAATGACATAGGGGCTACAAAATCAATTATAAAAATACTAAGAGAAATCAAGCCGCAAATTGTCCATTGCCATAGCTCTAAAGCGGGTGCAATAGGTAGGATAGCGGCAAAAATATGTGGGGTGAAAAAGATATACTATACACCACATGCATACGTATTTCAAAACCCGAATTTATCTTCAAAGAAAAAATTCGTATATAAAAATATCGAAAAATTACTAGGTTTTTTAACAACAAAGGTTCTTCATGTTTCCAAAGGTGAAGAAACATTTGCTTTGGAGCATAAAGTCATTTCGTTAAATAAATCAATGGTAGTATATAATGGTATTTCTTCATCCTCTACAGATAGCAAATTGCCTGTAAAAGGTTGTAAAGAGAAATTGGTAGTGGGAACAATTGCGAGAATGGATTATCAAAAAAATCCATGGTTATTTATTCGTATAGCTGAACAAGTAATTAAGGAAAATCAAAACGTTGAGTTTGTATACATTGGAGATGGAGAGTATTTTAAAGAAGTTTCTGATTATGTTAAAAAAAATAATTTAAGTGAATTTATTAAATTAAAAGGATTTCATTCAAACCCAGATATAGAATTAATGTATTTTGATATATTTTTATCTACTTCCTTATACGAAGGTATGCCATATTCATTAATAGAGGCATTATCATATAAAAAACCTATTATTGCGACGGATGTTGTAGGTAATAATGAAATTGTTGTTGATAATTATAATGGTTATCTTTTTGATAAAGATAATGCTGAAGAAGGAACACAAAAAATATTAGATATTATAAAAAATCCTATTCTATATGACAAGCTCTCCGAAAATAGTTTTAGGACATTTGAAGAAACCTTTACAATTGAAAAAATGCTATCTTCAATAGAAGGGTTATATTCCAAATAA
- a CDS encoding glycosyltransferase: MAEIALLIPVYNDQVGLNQTLESLLKETKEKVDVVVVDDGSKEPIRVPKIIGIHHIIFIKSEVNKGIEHVLNLGLKYICDNGYKFVARIDAGDTIEPNRFYKQKKYMLDNPNYMLIGSNVRHTDMNGKEVFIERVPLSTDEIKKKMHINSCFPHPSVMFRTVIIEEIGVYHTNFPAAEDYEFFFRIMNKYEVSNLDEVLICKEINPNSISLSRRKRQLYSRIKIQRKYFNPLVLESYVGIVKSFILLIAPNKLIIGIKSLLSRSSN; encoded by the coding sequence ATGGCAGAAATAGCGTTATTAATTCCTGTATATAACGATCAAGTTGGTTTAAATCAAACCTTAGAATCTTTATTGAAGGAAACAAAAGAAAAAGTAGATGTAGTAGTTGTTGATGACGGTAGTAAGGAACCGATTCGTGTCCCTAAGATTATTGGAATTCATCATATTATTTTTATAAAGTCTGAAGTTAATAAAGGAATTGAGCATGTCTTAAATTTAGGATTAAAGTATATTTGCGATAATGGCTATAAATTTGTTGCCAGGATAGATGCAGGGGATACAATTGAACCTAATCGATTTTATAAGCAAAAAAAATATATGTTAGATAATCCGAATTATATGTTGATAGGATCAAACGTGAGGCATACGGATATGAATGGTAAAGAAGTGTTTATAGAGCGTGTGCCACTTTCAACAGATGAGATAAAAAAGAAGATGCATATTAATAGTTGTTTTCCACACCCATCCGTTATGTTTAGAACGGTGATTATTGAAGAGATTGGTGTATATCACACTAATTTTCCAGCAGCAGAAGATTACGAGTTTTTCTTCAGGATAATGAATAAATATGAGGTTTCAAATTTAGATGAAGTTCTTATTTGTAAGGAAATCAATCCAAATAGCATCTCATTAAGTAGGCGAAAAAGACAGTTGTATAGCAGAATAAAAATTCAAAGAAAATATTTTAACCCCCTAGTTTTAGAAAGTTATGTGGGAATAGTAAAGTCTTTTATCTTGCTAATAGCTCCTAATAAACTAATTATTGGTATTAAGTCTTTACTAAGTAGATCTTCTAACTAA
- a CDS encoding glycosyltransferase family 39 protein encodes MNVKINNLLLVYIAVLFLAIFVSGAIQNITIIFSLVVLNILVYRRLNLNKPIICLLGILLTSIFVIIVYIQYYNAINLGFSDGNLLGKIGENYYADTKNYYDESQQLVQILFSQNFKYWLAGDFPHFGFYGPYNAYNILNAVLISIFGPNLLTLILLKLKVSILSYYVLYKIVINYLNDKWAIFSIMLYELYPANLLVISTLSRDNINSFLVILVCYYCIYFVGNNFENKVKYTIKILITLIFLFLFRSYAAPITIISLSCAYFFSKKQPVKNYLLVTILMIVVVIGCYVYGFENVQNKFTLNDGTQPWIAERSKGWNLAIYSVLYSFLGQTTVLKNYDLSAFSEFLNLSSFYYQNFILMFSFVAIMILMVIGKKQKDTWIWLLCCIMPILFIFLITSVYGLPIPRLYNMWIWLNCLLIGVVINRFREKLLFLGLVSFGLIVILTVFLVK; translated from the coding sequence ATGAATGTAAAAATCAATAATTTATTACTAGTGTATATAGCAGTATTATTTTTGGCAATTTTTGTAAGTGGTGCAATACAGAATATAACAATAATCTTTAGTCTAGTTGTTTTGAATATACTGGTATACAGGCGTTTGAACTTGAATAAACCAATAATTTGTTTATTAGGGATATTGTTGACGAGTATATTTGTAATTATAGTGTATATTCAGTACTATAATGCCATCAACTTAGGATTTAGTGATGGAAATTTATTGGGGAAAATCGGGGAGAATTATTACGCCGATACAAAAAATTATTATGATGAATCCCAACAACTTGTACAGATACTTTTTAGTCAGAACTTTAAATATTGGTTAGCAGGAGATTTTCCGCATTTTGGATTTTACGGCCCGTATAATGCCTATAATATACTTAATGCTGTCTTAATTAGTATATTTGGTCCGAATCTTTTAACTTTGATATTATTAAAATTAAAAGTAAGTATTTTGAGTTATTACGTATTGTATAAGATAGTAATTAACTACTTAAATGATAAATGGGCTATTTTCTCAATAATGTTATATGAATTATACCCAGCCAATTTGCTGGTCATATCCACTCTTTCTAGAGACAATATAAACTCTTTTTTAGTGATACTAGTATGTTATTACTGTATATATTTTGTTGGAAATAACTTTGAAAATAAAGTAAAGTATACTATTAAAATTTTAATTACATTAATATTTCTGTTTTTATTTAGGTCATATGCCGCTCCCATTACTATTATTTCGCTGAGTTGTGCGTATTTCTTCTCAAAGAAACAGCCTGTTAAAAATTATTTATTGGTAACAATTTTGATGATTGTTGTGGTTATAGGATGCTATGTTTATGGATTCGAAAATGTACAAAATAAATTCACACTGAATGATGGAACTCAGCCATGGATAGCAGAGCGTTCTAAAGGGTGGAACTTAGCTATATATAGTGTACTGTATAGCTTTTTGGGACAAACAACAGTTTTAAAGAATTATGATTTATCTGCATTTTCGGAGTTTTTGAATCTATCTTCCTTTTATTATCAAAATTTTATTTTAATGTTCAGCTTTGTAGCTATTATGATTCTTATGGTTATTGGAAAAAAACAAAAGGATACTTGGATTTGGCTGTTATGCTGTATAATGCCTATTTTGTTTATCTTTTTAATTACAAGTGTATACGGACTTCCAATACCTAGATTATATAATATGTGGATATGGTTAAATTGCCTGTTAATAGGAGTCGTAATCAATAGATTTAGGGAGAAGTTATTGTTCTTGGGATTAGTTAGTTTTGGTCTTATTGTTATATTGACGGTTTTTTTAGTTAAATAA